Proteins from a single region of Campylobacter sputorum:
- a CDS encoding FAD-linked oxidase C-terminal domain-containing protein, producing the protein MITNLQKKYFLDLVGYENAYFDDVHRVAYCYDATKKRYMPDGVLFPRNEEDVSKILKYCNENKIIIIPRGAGSGFTGGALAHEGGIILAFEKHMNKILEIDMENMVAVVQPGCININLQKEVSKVGLFYPPDPASENYSTIGGNVSENAGGMRAAKYGITKDFVMALRAVLPNGDIIRCGKRTIKDVAGYNTAGILIASEGTLAVITEITLKLIAKPKFKKTAMGVFKSVDDAMRAVYKTMAAGVTPVAMEFLDNLSIRAVENKFNKGLPKEAGAILIADVDGNLEVLLDNDLKVINEVFSKNGCIDFKIAKNEEQSADLWFARRNCSQAITCYGNLKLNEDITVPRSKLPELLSKIYEISKKYGLTIPCFGHTGDGNVHTNVMVNKDNEDEVKKGYAAIEEIFKATIELGGTLSGEHGIGLSKAPYMKLAFSDAEMELFRTIKKAFDPNNILNPNKMGL; encoded by the coding sequence ATGATAACTAATTTACAAAAGAAATATTTTTTAGATTTAGTTGGGTATGAAAATGCGTATTTTGATGATGTTCATAGAGTTGCGTATTGTTACGACGCGACTAAAAAAAGATATATGCCAGATGGAGTTTTGTTTCCAAGAAATGAAGAAGATGTAAGTAAAATTTTAAAGTATTGTAATGAAAATAAAATTATAATTATTCCTCGTGGTGCGGGTAGTGGATTTACTGGAGGGGCTTTAGCTCATGAAGGTGGGATAATTTTAGCTTTTGAAAAACATATGAATAAAATTTTAGAAATTGATATGGAAAATATGGTAGCAGTTGTCCAGCCTGGATGTATAAATATAAATCTTCAAAAAGAAGTAAGTAAAGTAGGGCTTTTTTATCCGCCAGATCCAGCTAGTGAAAATTACTCTACAATAGGCGGAAATGTCAGTGAAAATGCTGGAGGGATGAGAGCTGCAAAATATGGCATAACAAAAGATTTCGTTATGGCTTTAAGGGCAGTTTTGCCAAATGGAGATATTATAAGATGTGGCAAACGCACTATAAAAGATGTAGCTGGGTATAATACTGCTGGAATTTTAATAGCAAGCGAGGGGACTTTGGCTGTGATTACTGAAATTACGCTAAAGCTTATCGCAAAGCCAAAATTTAAAAAAACTGCAATGGGTGTATTTAAAAGTGTTGATGACGCAATGAGGGCAGTTTATAAAACAATGGCAGCTGGTGTTACTCCTGTTGCTATGGAATTTTTAGATAATTTGAGTATAAGAGCTGTTGAGAATAAATTTAATAAAGGGTTGCCAAAAGAAGCGGGAGCTATACTTATAGCTGATGTTGATGGAAATTTAGAAGTTTTGCTTGATAATGATTTAAAAGTTATAAATGAAGTTTTTAGTAAAAATGGTTGCATAGATTTTAAAATAGCAAAAAACGAAGAACAGAGTGCTGATTTGTGGTTTGCTAGAAGAAATTGTTCTCAAGCCATAACTTGCTATGGAAATTTGAAATTAAATGAGGATATAACCGTTCCTAGATCAAAACTGCCAGAGCTTTTGTCTAAAATTTATGAAATTTCTAAAAAATATGGTTTAACAATACCTTGTTTTGGTCATACTGGTGATGGTAATGTTCATACAAATGTGATGGTAAACAAAGATAATGAAGATGAAGTTAAAAAAGGTTATGCTGCCATAGAAGAGATATTTAAAGCTACAATAGAGCTTGGCGGAACACTTAGTGGGGAGCATGGAATAGGGCTAAGTAAAGCACCATATATGAAATTAGCGTTTAGTGATGCTGAAATGGAGCTTTTTAGGACTATAAAGAAGGCATTTGATCCAAATAATATACTAAATCCAAATAAAATGGGGTTATAA
- a CDS encoding shikimate dehydrogenase codes for MDIYAIFGNPVDHSISPRLHNIAFYDLNIDAVYTRVCLNDGSKLIETFKSLNLCGANITVPHKEIALLQCDELDKIAKAIGSVNTIVKRSNKIIGYNTDAPGFLLSIKFFENLKKVLIIGAGGTAKAISYILKTKNIEVDIVNRSKEKLAKFSDFNCFTWDDFKISKYDLLINTTSAGLKEDILPMPKELLEPLIKQSRYAYDVIYNKQTPFLNLCKTNEITHKNGLDMLLYQAVLAFNIFNDGKLNNEKIEKSMRKVLN; via the coding sequence ATGGATATTTACGCTATATTTGGAAATCCAGTAGATCACTCGATATCTCCTAGACTCCACAATATAGCCTTTTATGATTTAAATATAGATGCTGTTTATACAAGAGTTTGCTTAAATGATGGTTCAAAGCTTATAGAAACTTTCAAATCTTTAAATTTATGTGGAGCAAACATAACAGTTCCACATAAAGAAATAGCTCTATTGCAATGCGATGAGCTCGATAAAATCGCAAAAGCCATAGGCTCAGTAAATACCATTGTCAAACGCTCAAATAAAATCATAGGTTACAATACTGACGCTCCTGGATTTTTGCTATCTATAAAATTTTTTGAAAATTTAAAAAAAGTCCTTATCATAGGCGCTGGAGGGACTGCAAAAGCTATATCTTACATACTAAAAACAAAAAATATAGAAGTTGATATAGTAAATAGAAGCAAAGAAAAATTAGCTAAATTTAGTGATTTTAACTGCTTTACTTGGGATGACTTTAAAATATCAAAGTATGATTTACTGATAAATACGACAAGTGCTGGATTAAAAGAAGATATTTTACCTATGCCAAAAGAACTTTTAGAGCCGCTCATAAAACAAAGCAGATATGCCTACGATGTTATTTACAATAAACAAACCCCATTTTTAAATTTATGCAAAACAAATGAAATAACACATAAAAATGGATTAGACATGTTGCTTTATCAAGCTGTTTTAGCTTTTAATATATTTAATGATGGCAAACTAAACAATGAAAAAATAGAAAAATCTATGAGAAAAGTATTGAATTAA
- a CDS encoding plasminogen-binding N-terminal domain-containing protein codes for MKKFLFLLILCVNFIFGADFFMKEVDLTLLDVKDGYGTIADSNDLVVGSSGVVIHSFDSNNESIIARVSVVEKNGLTAKVQFELFSMLEQNALPLPRVLPEAGDRVKLNFLYSRSLIVAPNKEIYDEVTNSFTRLTFIHPDILASYLNYEFKPNPSRDDFRKMCNKNLAGLIFFALENESVFVDCGSFKVIKRFNSGHIGYYNLPFYSRVGKIDTVFWDFSSGQINNYDAYYRSLLKE; via the coding sequence TTGAAAAAATTTTTATTTTTGCTTATTTTATGTGTAAATTTTATATTTGGTGCTGATTTTTTTATGAAAGAAGTTGATTTAACTTTACTAGATGTAAAGGATGGTTATGGCACCATTGCTGATAGTAATGATTTGGTTGTAGGAAGTAGCGGCGTTGTGATACATAGTTTTGATTCTAACAATGAAAGCATTATAGCTAGAGTTAGTGTTGTAGAAAAAAATGGTTTAACTGCCAAAGTTCAGTTTGAACTTTTTTCTATGCTAGAACAAAACGCACTACCGCTTCCAAGAGTTTTACCTGAGGCTGGAGATCGAGTAAAATTGAATTTTTTATATTCCAGATCTTTAATAGTAGCTCCAAATAAAGAGATTTATGATGAAGTTACAAATAGTTTTACAAGATTAACTTTTATACACCCAGACATATTGGCTTCTTATCTAAACTATGAATTTAAGCCAAATCCAAGCAGAGATGATTTTAGAAAGATGTGTAATAAAAATTTAGCAGGTCTTATATTTTTTGCATTAGAAAATGAGAGTGTTTTTGTAGATTGCGGAAGTTTTAAGGTTATAAAAAGGTTTAATAGCGGTCATATAGGTTATTATAATTTACCTTTTTATTCAAGAGTTGGTAAGATTGATACTGTTTTTTGGGATTTTTCAAGTGGACAGATCAATAACTATGATGCTTATTATAGAAGTTTATTGAAAGAGTAA